One genomic window of Pirellulales bacterium includes the following:
- a CDS encoding glycosyltransferase family 39 protein: protein MPRARSIATVLTAAALVRVAVPLIALAVARPEPQFREPDSGGYLQAAEQLLETGRLGTCDEPEIKRTPGYPLLLVPGLAVGHVEMVTVALQIALACATVWLVYQTATLVYQRDDIALAAAWLCACEPVSMIYASKLLSETLFTTLLTAALWFITRYCAWQRWRDVLLAAAVVAAATYVRPITYFLPVCLAPALLVALGRRDGRAWRRTAQAVAFFALSVWLMAFWQVRNWSEARYTGFAAIADVNLYYYEALPVVAERDGIPPSQWDKFQVAAGESNPAAYLQRHPEQRDWPVAERYAFLRREAWRIIRGDPWRWARLHFGGVAHTLGDSGRNAWVAFFRLADTSKDVAVKPGTLIDRFVTALKQRPLVLVIHGLLATTLLVYLGLASVGLVAVPARTPALLLLLAVGAYLLLLSGGAAGYHRFRLPLVPLISLLAGAGWCWMVARCRR, encoded by the coding sequence ATGCCCCGCGCACGATCGATTGCGACTGTTCTGACTGCCGCGGCCCTGGTGCGCGTGGCCGTGCCGCTGATCGCGCTCGCCGTGGCCCGGCCGGAGCCTCAGTTCCGCGAACCCGACAGCGGGGGCTATTTGCAGGCGGCGGAGCAATTGCTGGAAACCGGCCGCCTGGGCACGTGCGACGAGCCGGAGATCAAACGCACGCCCGGCTATCCGCTGCTGCTCGTGCCCGGCCTGGCGGTGGGCCACGTCGAGATGGTCACGGTTGCACTGCAAATCGCGCTGGCCTGTGCCACCGTTTGGCTGGTGTATCAGACCGCGACGCTCGTCTATCAACGCGACGACATCGCGCTGGCCGCGGCCTGGCTCTGCGCCTGCGAACCGGTATCGATGATCTATGCCAGCAAGCTCCTCTCAGAGACGCTGTTCACAACCCTGCTCACCGCGGCGCTGTGGTTCATCACTCGTTACTGCGCCTGGCAACGGTGGCGCGACGTTCTGCTGGCGGCCGCGGTGGTTGCGGCGGCGACCTATGTGCGACCGATCACCTATTTTCTGCCGGTGTGCCTGGCTCCGGCCCTGCTCGTCGCGCTTGGGCGGCGAGACGGGCGAGCGTGGCGGCGGACCGCGCAGGCCGTCGCCTTCTTCGCCTTGAGCGTATGGCTGATGGCTTTTTGGCAGGTCCGCAATTGGAGCGAGGCACGTTACACGGGCTTCGCCGCCATCGCCGACGTGAATCTCTACTACTATGAAGCGTTGCCCGTCGTCGCCGAGCGAGACGGCATTCCGCCCAGCCAGTGGGACAAGTTCCAGGTGGCTGCGGGCGAGAGCAATCCGGCGGCCTATCTGCAGCGGCACCCCGAGCAGCGCGATTGGCCGGTGGCCGAGCGCTACGCCTTCTTGCGGCGCGAGGCCTGGCGGATTATTCGCGGCGACCCGTGGCGGTGGGCGCGCCTTCATTTTGGTGGCGTCGCACACACGCTCGGCGATTCGGGCCGGAATGCCTGGGTGGCATTTTTTCGTCTGGCAGACACGTCGAAGGACGTGGCCGTGAAACCTGGGACGCTCATCGACCGGTTCGTCACGGCGCTGAAACAACGGCCACTGGTGCTGGTGATACACGGCCTGTTGGCGACAACGCTGCTGGTTTACCTTGGGCTGGCGTCCGTGGGACTCGTCGCTGTGCCGGCGCGCACGCCCGCCCTCCTGTTGTTGCTCGCCGTGGGGGCGTATCTGTTGTTGTTGTCGGGCGGAGCCGCCGGTTACCACCGCTTTCGCCTGCCGCTCGTGCCGCTTATTTCGCTCCTGGCCGGCGCGGGTTGGTGTTGGATGGTTGCGAGATGCCGCCGCTGA